The segment GATCTCCCTCACCAACGAAGCACCCTATGACTTGGTCTGTATGGACATCATGATGCCGGAAATGGACGGCCAGGAAGCCCTCAAGAAGATCAGACAACTCGAAAAAAACAATGGAATCACCAGTTCCAATGAAAGCAAAGTCATCATGACGACGGCTCTCGACGACCCCAAGAATGTCGTTGAAGCCTACTACAAGGGGGGAGCAACCTCGTACGTTCCCAAACCCATCGACCGTCAACTCTTCCTGCAACTGCTGAAGAATATCGGCCTGATCAACTAATCCCTCCTCACAAAAATACTCAGGGCACGATCGGTGACTGGTCGTGCCCTGAAATTCATGATCTTGTAGACTTGCCCCGGCAAGATCGGGCAGGTATCGTTCATTATCCGGACAGGCCGGACCCCAGGCCCGACGGCAGTAGCCGAACAACCACGAGGAGTGCTGATGCGACTGACCCCATTTGATGTATTGATCATCGGAGTTCTGGTGTATCTCCTCATCCGGATGGCCTTGGGCTCCAAACGCAACGGGCAAAAAGGTCCAGGCGGGCAGGGGCCCGACACCCGAGATGGCAACCC is part of the Desulfovibrio ferrophilus genome and harbors:
- a CDS encoding response regulator, with the protein product MRFLVVEDDFTSRKLLQRILSPYGDVDVAVNGKEAVEAYEISLTNEAPYDLVCMDIMMPEMDGQEALKKIRQLEKNNGITSSNESKVIMTTALDDPKNVVEAYYKGGATSYVPKPIDRQLFLQLLKNIGLIN